A region of Streptomyces deccanensis DNA encodes the following proteins:
- a CDS encoding MFS transporter: protein MPLALLALAVGAFGIGTTEFVIMGLLPEVAADLGITIPAAGHLVSAYALGVVIGAPLLAAATARMPRRKVLIGLMLLFVAGNALSALAPDEHWLLAARFLSGLPHGAFFGVGAVVATGLVAPERKARSVSLMFLGLTIANVAGVPAATLVGQHFGWRITFLGVSAIGLAAIASLALLLPDDRTDAPSTGLRGELGALRSLPVWLALGTTVAGFGALFSAYSYITPMLTDSAGYAETSVTLLLALFGVGATIGNLAGGRLADHSLRGTLFGGLASLILVLALFPVLMTAQWSAALAVLLLGVAAFATGSPLQLMVMEKAAAAPSLASSANQAAFNLANAGGAWIGGLALTAGLGTTAPATAGAALALIGLAVAAVSYAVDTRRTPTPVPHRGRVVASHVPGESETVRVGA, encoded by the coding sequence ATGCCTTTGGCCCTGCTCGCTCTCGCCGTAGGCGCCTTCGGAATCGGCACGACCGAGTTCGTCATCATGGGTCTCCTCCCCGAGGTCGCCGCCGACCTCGGCATCACGATCCCCGCAGCCGGCCACCTCGTCTCCGCGTACGCGCTCGGCGTCGTCATCGGCGCCCCGCTGCTCGCCGCGGCCACCGCCCGGATGCCCCGCCGCAAGGTCCTGATCGGGCTGATGCTCCTCTTCGTCGCCGGCAACGCGCTCTCCGCACTCGCCCCCGACGAGCACTGGCTGCTCGCCGCCCGCTTCCTCAGCGGCCTGCCGCACGGCGCCTTCTTCGGCGTCGGCGCGGTCGTCGCGACCGGCCTCGTGGCGCCGGAGCGCAAGGCCCGCTCGGTCTCGCTGATGTTCCTGGGCCTGACGATCGCCAACGTCGCCGGAGTCCCGGCCGCGACCCTCGTGGGCCAGCACTTCGGCTGGCGGATCACCTTCCTCGGCGTCAGCGCGATCGGCCTCGCCGCCATCGCCTCCCTCGCCCTCCTGCTGCCGGACGACAGGACGGACGCCCCCTCCACCGGCCTGCGCGGCGAACTGGGCGCCCTGCGCTCCCTGCCCGTCTGGCTCGCCCTCGGCACGACCGTCGCCGGCTTCGGCGCCCTCTTCTCCGCCTACAGCTACATCACGCCGATGCTCACGGACTCCGCCGGGTACGCCGAGACCAGCGTGACCCTGCTGCTCGCGCTGTTCGGCGTCGGCGCGACCATCGGCAACCTGGCCGGCGGGCGCCTCGCCGACCACTCCCTGCGCGGCACCCTCTTCGGCGGCCTGGCGTCCCTGATCCTCGTCCTGGCCCTCTTCCCGGTCCTCATGACCGCGCAGTGGAGCGCCGCCCTGGCCGTCCTCCTCCTCGGCGTCGCGGCCTTCGCCACCGGCTCGCCCCTGCAGCTGATGGTCATGGAGAAGGCCGCCGCCGCTCCCTCCCTCGCCTCCTCCGCCAACCAGGCCGCCTTCAACCTCGCCAACGCGGGCGGCGCCTGGATCGGCGGCCTCGCCCTGACCGCCGGCCTCGGCACGACGGCCCCGGCCACCGCGGGCGCGGCCCTCGCCCTGATCGGCCTCGCGGTCGCGGCGGTGTCCTACGCCGTCGACACCCGCCGGACACCGACCCCCGTCCCGCACCGCGGCCGCGTGGTGGCGTCCCATGTGCCGGGGGAGTCGGAGACGGTGCGGGTGGGGGCGTAA